From a single Streptomyces liliifuscus genomic region:
- a CDS encoding 1-phosphofructokinase family hexose kinase, whose amino-acid sequence MILTVTLNTALDITYRVRGLRPHTSHRVTEVIERPGGKGLNVARVLAALGHEVTVTGFVGGATGRAVQDGLTHTPGVVDALVPVAGATRRTIAVADTASGDTTQLNEPGPSIAPAEWSAFQEAYEDLLRSASAVALCGSLPPGVPVGAYAGLVRVARSLAVPVLLDTSGEPLRRGVAARPDIVKPNADELAELTGAHEVSQATRDARRRGAHAVVASLGAEGLLARTPDGDWRAAPPRRVRGNPTGAGDSVVAGLLSGLVERLPWPERLARAVALSAATVLAPVAGEFDRPAYEELVGRVSVTGETAAA is encoded by the coding sequence GTGATCCTCACGGTCACGCTGAACACCGCTCTCGACATCACCTATCGCGTACGGGGGCTGCGACCGCACACCTCGCACCGCGTCACCGAGGTGATCGAACGGCCGGGCGGGAAGGGTCTGAACGTGGCCCGGGTGCTCGCCGCCCTCGGTCACGAGGTGACCGTGACGGGCTTCGTGGGCGGTGCGACCGGGCGGGCCGTCCAGGACGGGCTCACGCACACCCCGGGTGTCGTGGACGCGCTGGTCCCGGTGGCGGGTGCGACCCGTCGCACGATCGCGGTGGCCGACACGGCGAGCGGTGACACGACTCAACTCAACGAGCCGGGCCCCTCGATCGCCCCGGCCGAGTGGTCCGCCTTCCAGGAGGCGTACGAGGATCTGCTGCGGTCCGCTTCCGCGGTGGCCCTGTGCGGGAGTCTGCCGCCCGGGGTGCCGGTGGGGGCGTACGCCGGGCTCGTGCGCGTGGCCCGGTCGCTCGCCGTGCCCGTGCTGCTCGACACGAGTGGGGAGCCGCTTCGGCGGGGGGTCGCCGCGCGGCCCGACATCGTCAAGCCGAACGCGGACGAATTGGCCGAGCTGACCGGGGCGCATGAGGTGTCGCAGGCGACCCGTGATGCTCGGCGGCGTGGTGCCCATGCGGTCGTTGCCTCGCTGGGCGCGGAGGGGCTTCTCGCGCGTACGCCCGACGGTGACTGGCGGGCCGCTCCGCCTCGCCGGGTGCGCGGCAATCCGACGGGGGCGGGGGACTCCGTCGTCGCGGGGCTTCTGTCGGGGCTGGTGGAGCGGTTGCCGTGGCCGGAGCGGTTGGCTCGTGCGGTGGCGTTGTCGGCGGCGACCGTGTTGGCGCCGGTGGCCGGGGAGTTCGACCGGCCGGCTTATGAGGAGTTGGTGGGGCGGGTGTCTGTGACTGGCGAGACCGCGGCGGCGTGA
- a CDS encoding carbohydrate-binding protein, with protein MTPGNNGASTPEDDDPFGYLYADGQAAGAQPPSGGGGYGYPGSVNRVRPVGERQYGQPAAPTAPTAQYGQVPQQQGTYGQPNANYSAPEAFNGGEPTTYQPLPDHGHGHGGGGGRGRGPNTKGLLIGAVAVVAAVVIGIGIAMLGGDSDDDKGGDAAGSTPSAADSVEPSKEASKPAADPAELPEIDAKALKLGPGVTTASDVEGASSGGGIYVTGMNQVGAEVTWTVNGIPKAGTYTVFTRYSVAGKDAKMTLTVNGKEFGSKLNLGNFTGAKDNEWEKGWTETYSWPTLTKGTNTISISCQQGDDCNVLLDQLRLKAGQVKD; from the coding sequence ATGACGCCCGGCAACAACGGCGCGAGCACGCCCGAGGACGACGACCCGTTCGGCTATCTGTACGCCGACGGGCAGGCCGCCGGAGCCCAGCCGCCGAGCGGCGGTGGTGGCTATGGCTACCCCGGCTCGGTCAACAGGGTGCGGCCGGTCGGTGAGCGCCAGTACGGCCAGCCCGCCGCGCCGACCGCCCCCACCGCGCAGTACGGACAGGTGCCCCAGCAGCAGGGGACGTACGGCCAGCCGAACGCGAACTACTCGGCGCCCGAGGCCTTCAACGGCGGCGAGCCCACCACCTACCAGCCGCTGCCCGACCACGGCCATGGCCACGGTGGTGGCGGCGGTCGGGGCCGCGGTCCCAACACCAAGGGTCTGCTGATCGGTGCCGTCGCCGTCGTGGCGGCCGTCGTGATCGGCATCGGCATCGCGATGCTCGGCGGCGACTCGGACGACGACAAGGGCGGCGATGCGGCGGGCTCGACCCCGTCGGCCGCCGACAGCGTCGAGCCGAGCAAGGAGGCGTCGAAGCCGGCCGCGGACCCGGCGGAGCTGCCGGAGATCGACGCGAAGGCCCTGAAGCTGGGCCCCGGTGTGACGACCGCCTCCGACGTGGAGGGCGCGAGCTCCGGCGGCGGCATCTATGTGACGGGCATGAACCAGGTCGGCGCGGAGGTCACCTGGACCGTCAACGGCATCCCCAAGGCCGGCACCTACACCGTCTTCACGCGGTACAGCGTCGCCGGCAAGGACGCCAAGATGACGCTCACCGTGAACGGCAAGGAGTTCGGCAGCAAGCTGAACCTCGGCAACTTCACGGGCGCCAAGGACAACGAGTGGGAGAAGGGCTGGACCGAGACCTACTCCTGGCCCACCCTCACCAAGGGCACCAACACCATCTCCATCTCCTGCCAACAGGGCGACGACTGCAACGTCCTCCTGGACCAACTACGCCTGAAGGCGGGCCAGGTCAAGGACTAG
- the cdgB gene encoding diguanylate cyclase CdgB, with product METESEPYVRLATLRQLHQVMADMNTARSLADTLQTVADGVVTGLGYELACVNLVQPDGDLVVAALAGNSAAEALITGRVGSRASWERRLTMGESWGDLRFIPHTEGWVLDEDDVPQWYTDGPAPRFEDEWHPADRLFAPMYTPGVPGGSCGELIGVLSVDRPRNGRHPGAWGREALQMYAFQAAIAISNARLRANMQRALVRLEREQQALRASEESFRQAFEYAPSGMAIAEMGGDQHGRILRTNDALCRLLGRPASSMRRYSFSDLVHPEDIGTLLRTSAEGGRAELRLCRRDGTYLWVSLRNSVVADAADGPRFLLTHVEDIEDRKRRELQLAHRASHDSLTGLPNSAELRSRLGARLCARPAAIEPGVVDTIDAAYGHGPAEHTAVGVYDANGHGFDYRPGPEAFDAYDHHVHTVAPEGERDDGTKGLAVLFCDLDGFKSINDRFGHNAGDAVLIEVARRLGGAVRDGDTVARLGGDEFVVLADGLGRADAQDLAVRLRNEIIQPIRVDGRAMRVGASFGIGWAHCGMTADEVLQSADERMYIEKRSRPKAHRRAG from the coding sequence ATGGAGACCGAGTCGGAGCCGTACGTCCGTCTTGCGACCCTGCGGCAGCTGCATCAGGTCATGGCGGACATGAACACGGCCCGCAGCCTGGCCGACACGCTGCAGACCGTCGCCGACGGCGTCGTGACCGGCCTCGGCTACGAACTCGCCTGCGTCAACCTCGTACAGCCCGACGGTGACCTCGTGGTCGCCGCCCTCGCCGGGAACTCCGCCGCCGAGGCGCTCATCACCGGACGCGTCGGCTCCCGCGCCTCCTGGGAGCGCCGGCTCACCATGGGCGAGTCGTGGGGCGATCTGCGCTTCATACCGCACACGGAGGGCTGGGTCCTCGACGAGGACGACGTCCCGCAGTGGTACACCGACGGACCCGCACCGCGCTTCGAGGACGAGTGGCACCCCGCCGACCGCCTCTTCGCGCCCATGTACACCCCGGGAGTCCCCGGCGGCTCCTGCGGCGAGCTGATCGGCGTCCTGTCCGTGGACCGGCCGCGCAACGGCCGGCACCCCGGCGCCTGGGGCCGCGAGGCCCTGCAGATGTACGCGTTCCAGGCCGCCATCGCCATCAGCAACGCGCGTCTACGAGCCAATATGCAGCGCGCGCTCGTCCGCCTGGAGCGGGAGCAACAGGCGCTGCGTGCCAGCGAGGAGAGCTTCCGGCAGGCCTTCGAGTACGCCCCGTCCGGCATGGCCATCGCCGAGATGGGCGGCGACCAGCACGGCCGGATCCTGCGCACGAACGACGCCCTGTGCCGCCTCCTGGGCCGTCCCGCCTCCTCGATGCGCCGCTACTCCTTCTCCGACCTCGTCCACCCCGAGGACATCGGCACCCTGCTGCGGACCTCCGCCGAGGGCGGGCGCGCCGAACTCAGACTCTGTCGCCGCGACGGCACGTACCTCTGGGTGTCGCTGCGCAACAGCGTGGTCGCGGACGCCGCCGACGGGCCGCGGTTCCTGCTCACCCACGTCGAGGACATCGAGGACCGCAAGCGCCGCGAGTTGCAGCTCGCCCACCGGGCCTCGCACGACTCGCTCACCGGCCTGCCCAACTCCGCCGAACTGCGCTCCAGGCTCGGCGCCCGGCTGTGCGCGCGGCCCGCGGCGATCGAGCCCGGCGTGGTCGACACGATCGACGCGGCGTACGGGCACGGGCCGGCCGAGCACACCGCGGTCGGCGTGTACGACGCGAACGGACACGGCTTCGACTACCGGCCGGGCCCCGAGGCCTTCGACGCCTACGACCACCATGTGCACACCGTCGCCCCGGAGGGCGAGCGGGACGACGGGACGAAGGGGCTCGCGGTCCTCTTCTGCGACCTGGACGGCTTCAAGTCGATCAACGACCGCTTCGGGCACAACGCCGGAGACGCGGTGCTGATCGAGGTGGCCCGGCGGCTCGGCGGCGCGGTGCGCGACGGGGACACGGTCGCGCGGCTCGGCGGCGACGAGTTCGTGGTGCTCGCCGACGGCCTCGGCCGCGCCGACGCGCAGGACCTCGCGGTACGCCTGCGGAACGAGATCATCCAGCCCATCAGGGTCGACGGCCGGGCCATGCGGGTCGGTGCCAGCTTCGGTATCGGGTGGGCACACTGCGGCATGACGGCGGACGAGGTCTTGCAGTCCGCCGACGAGCGGATGTACATAGAGAAACGGTCTCGTCCCAAAGCGCACAGGCGTGCGGGCTGA
- a CDS encoding flavin reductase family protein: protein MLNTPSAAPPAPPVHAEGVSNDEFRAAMSRLAAGVVLVTAHEPQPDPDGPSGEDVGMTATSFMSVSLDPPLVMVGLREGSRMDDLLDEQPLWAVSVLAESQRRIAGRFAMKGRISDRLLFEDLLWVRGEASGAPLIGGALATLECRTEQRVTAGDHTLVIGRVLTSSAPNTEGGPLTYFRGRYRQLG, encoded by the coding sequence GTGCTGAACACTCCCTCTGCCGCTCCTCCCGCCCCGCCCGTGCATGCTGAGGGGGTGAGCAACGACGAGTTCCGCGCCGCCATGTCCCGGCTGGCCGCGGGTGTGGTCCTGGTGACCGCGCACGAGCCACAGCCGGACCCGGACGGCCCGAGCGGCGAGGACGTCGGCATGACGGCGACCTCGTTCATGTCCGTGTCCCTGGACCCGCCCCTCGTCATGGTCGGTCTGCGCGAGGGCTCCCGCATGGACGACCTGCTCGACGAACAGCCCCTGTGGGCCGTCTCCGTCCTCGCCGAGAGCCAGCGCCGGATCGCGGGCCGCTTCGCCATGAAGGGCCGTATCTCCGACCGTCTCCTCTTCGAGGACCTCCTGTGGGTACGCGGTGAGGCGTCCGGGGCCCCGCTGATCGGCGGCGCCCTGGCGACCCTGGAGTGCCGCACCGAACAGCGGGTGACCGCCGGGGACCACACGCTGGTCATCGGCCGGGTCCTGACGTCCTCGGCACCGAACACGGAGGGCGGACCGCTGACGTACTTCCGCGGCCGCTACCGGCAGTTGGGGTAG
- a CDS encoding sigma-70 family RNA polymerase sigma factor codes for MSGDEFLTPEEKAEGKSEDWPQGKRNEHGNGGEDGGRNGPGSAVGTEILALRFETHRARLRAVAHRMLGSPAEADDAVQEAWLRLSRSDTSEVANLGGWLTTAVGRICLDMLRSRRTRREEPLDEPGVRLPEPLLAPITGADPEQEALLADSVGLALLVVLETLGPAERLALVLHDLFAVPFDEVATVVGRSPAATRQLASRARRRVQGGASAADADPDRQREVVDAFLAAARDGDFDGLVAVLDPDVVARSGAGVTTGAAAVASGAITFGRLAAVGRPALVNGSVGVVGLMEGRLVSVLSFTVVHGRIAAIDIVREPERLAGLDVTFLEG; via the coding sequence ATGAGCGGGGACGAATTCCTGACGCCGGAAGAAAAGGCTGAAGGAAAGTCGGAAGACTGGCCGCAAGGCAAAAGGAACGAGCACGGGAACGGCGGCGAGGACGGCGGCCGGAACGGCCCCGGGAGTGCCGTCGGCACCGAAATTCTCGCCCTGCGGTTCGAAACACACCGTGCCCGTCTGCGGGCAGTAGCCCACCGAATGCTCGGTTCGCCCGCCGAGGCCGACGACGCCGTTCAGGAGGCCTGGCTCAGGCTCAGCCGGTCGGACACCAGCGAGGTCGCGAACCTCGGCGGCTGGCTGACGACCGCGGTGGGCCGGATCTGTCTCGACATGCTGCGCTCCCGCCGGACGCGCCGCGAGGAGCCACTGGACGAGCCGGGCGTGCGGCTGCCGGAACCCCTCCTCGCACCGATCACCGGGGCCGACCCCGAGCAGGAGGCCCTGCTGGCCGACTCGGTGGGCCTCGCCCTCCTCGTCGTCCTGGAGACCCTGGGTCCGGCCGAGCGGCTCGCCTTAGTGCTGCACGATCTGTTCGCCGTGCCCTTCGACGAGGTCGCGACCGTGGTGGGGCGTTCGCCCGCCGCGACCCGTCAGCTCGCGAGCCGGGCGCGGCGCCGGGTCCAGGGCGGCGCGTCCGCGGCCGATGCCGATCCCGACCGGCAGCGGGAGGTCGTGGACGCGTTCCTGGCCGCCGCGCGCGACGGTGACTTCGACGGTCTCGTCGCGGTGCTCGACCCGGATGTGGTGGCACGGTCCGGGGCCGGTGTGACGACCGGCGCGGCGGCCGTGGCATCCGGCGCGATCACGTTCGGACGGCTCGCCGCGGTCGGGCGGCCCGCGCTCGTCAACGGGTCCGTCGGCGTCGTGGGACTCATGGAGGGACGCCTGGTCAGCGTGTTGTCCTTCACAGTCGTACACGGCCGGATCGCGGCGATCGACATCGTCCGGGAGCCGGAGCGACTGGCCGGGCTCGACGTCACCTTCCTGGAGGGGTGA